The following are encoded in a window of Methanobrevibacter ruminantium M1 genomic DNA:
- a CDS encoding cytidyltransferase, with protein sequence MSNMIAISADFDPVHKGHEQLIKKGKEIAEEKNSKLVIYLNKGYSANHAPFFTPFDARCRMAKALGADEVVGVEGLHHRLILSYSVPIRLAQMHEDGVTDYITAADISLEEIKNYAERFINEGSFLGIPQDFPSRNVIRWYAINEFLSKKFNRKIDFHLIPEVSSPKKISGRFIRKEILNNNLTISKEIRELLPKTSIEILEEEIEKGNVPGKRNMKVLKHKMNTYSRSNLTNIAYLNGKVINRIVEGRFYKEDDESIWASFRRADYGPVMTRLAASCIEEEVTKDEVLKLMRHYESKGVIPPEQNVDKIIERAWYVALEVDKGVPAKEANEKFRKKENLKLNPMLSLEAGLNLTKFEAKKIHEGIEAKIFVDKDNKISCEIKDKKIKVKTALKLPSMEVTYLRYILDSRYIPVSGELIKNKRNDFRVKITIHDY encoded by the coding sequence ATAAGTAATATGATAGCTATAAGTGCAGATTTTGATCCAGTCCATAAGGGACATGAACAACTAATAAAAAAAGGAAAGGAAATAGCTGAAGAGAAGAATTCAAAGCTAGTCATTTACCTTAATAAAGGATATAGTGCAAATCATGCCCCATTTTTTACTCCATTTGATGCAAGATGCAGAATGGCAAAGGCATTAGGGGCAGATGAGGTCGTAGGGGTTGAAGGACTGCACCACAGACTCATTTTATCTTATAGTGTGCCGATTAGGCTAGCTCAAATGCATGAGGATGGAGTTACCGATTATATAACTGCAGCAGACATTAGCTTAGAAGAGATTAAAAACTATGCAGAGCGTTTTATCAATGAAGGAAGCTTTCTTGGAATTCCACAGGACTTTCCAAGCCGCAATGTAATACGTTGGTATGCAATCAATGAGTTTCTATCAAAGAAATTCAACAGAAAGATAGATTTTCATCTTATTCCAGAAGTGAGCTCTCCAAAAAAGATTTCAGGAAGATTTATCAGAAAAGAGATACTCAATAACAATCTGACCATTTCAAAGGAAATAAGGGAATTGCTTCCTAAAACAAGTATAGAAATACTGGAAGAGGAGATAGAAAAGGGAAATGTTCCTGGAAAAAGGAACATGAAAGTGCTTAAGCATAAGATGAACACTTATTCAAGGTCAAATCTGACAAATATTGCATACTTGAACGGAAAGGTAATCAATAGGATAGTGGAAGGGAGATTCTATAAGGAAGATGACGAATCCATCTGGGCAAGCTTCAGAAGGGCAGATTACGGTCCAGTCATGACCCGTCTTGCTGCAAGCTGCATAGAGGAGGAAGTCACTAAAGATGAAGTCCTAAAGCTGATGAGACATTATGAATCAAAAGGAGTAATCCCTCCGGAACAAAATGTGGATAAAATCATTGAAAGGGCTTGGTATGTTGCTTTGGAAGTTGATAAGGGAGTTCCAGCCAAAGAAGCAAATGAGAAGTTTAGAAAGAAAGAAAACTTGAAATTGAATCCTATGCTAAGCCTTGAAGCAGGATTGAATCTTACAAAATTCGAAGCAAAAAAGATTCATGAAGGAATTGAAGCAAAGATCTTTGTGGATAAGGACAATAAGATATCCTGTGAGATTAAGGATAAGAAGATAAAAGTAAAAACCGCTTTAAAGTTGCCATCAATGGAAGTGACTTATCTTAGATACATATTGGACTCAAGGTATATTCCAGTAAGCGGAGAGCTTATTAAAAATAAGAGAAATGATTTTAGAGTTAAAATAACTATTCATGATTATTAA
- a CDS encoding DUF308 domain-containing protein gives MYKQTIMSIIAIFLGIIVIAFPLLGIIAASDILGLSVLLLSIFLLLNGISEVEYNTTKGLLNTIIGLIMLVVSLGLIFNPSIFSFLTAITIYLAGIFLIIIGLVVIVGNRENKYKFWMGIIGIILGVIYIILGTYIHNSFVLGSLIGIWLVATGILNLLSDGY, from the coding sequence TTGTATAAACAAACTATAATGAGCATAATTGCAATTTTTCTAGGAATAATAGTCATTGCATTCCCTCTTTTAGGAATTATTGCAGCATCTGATATTCTTGGACTATCAGTCTTATTGCTTTCAATTTTCTTGCTCTTAAACGGAATATCTGAAGTGGAATATAACACTACAAAAGGGCTTTTAAATACCATTATTGGACTGATAATGTTGGTTGTAAGCTTAGGATTGATATTCAACCCAAGCATATTTTCATTCTTAACCGCTATAACCATATATCTAGCAGGAATTTTCTTGATAATCATTGGATTGGTTGTGATTGTTGGAAACAGGGAAAATAAGTATAAATTCTGGATGGGAATTATTGGAATTATCTTAGGTGTAATCTATATAATTCTTGGAACTTATATCCACAATTCATTTGTTCTCGGTTCATTGATTGGAATATGGCTAGTGGCTACTGGTATATTAAACTTATTAAGTGACGGTTATTAA
- a CDS encoding archaeosine biosynthesis radical SAM protein RaSEA, whose amino-acid sequence MEIRELTKEIRDRSIEYAKPKDLDNLSASWYQEDLLYSGKGKTIFLILPTPGCSWALGPSGGCTMCSYISDCYLKPIETSKIIELFEMELGKWDFAEDYKNGEKIAIKLFASGSFLNPEELPKEARNYILQRLADLDEISEIVVESRPEYVKKEIIDEIFEIIGDKLFEISIGLETSNEETRLNKINKGFNNKSFERAIDTIKQSKESYDIKSKAYIFVKPILLSESEAIEEAIETASYCESIGVDRVSCCPATIHRGTLIERLWRRGSYNPPWIWSTVEVINRIRENVNIPALMDTSGFGSRRGPYNCKKCNKELKHKIIDSNFDQSQIEHDCNCKSEWIAEVKFSNLNRSKTQTKHLPLY is encoded by the coding sequence ATGGAAATTAGAGAATTAACAAAGGAAATCAGAGACAGATCTATAGAATATGCAAAGCCAAAGGACTTGGATAACTTATCTGCCAGCTGGTATCAAGAGGACCTATTATATTCAGGAAAGGGAAAGACAATATTCCTTATTCTACCTACTCCCGGATGCTCTTGGGCTCTTGGACCAAGCGGAGGATGCACAATGTGCAGCTACATCTCAGACTGCTATCTAAAGCCAATAGAAACTTCCAAAATAATCGAGCTCTTTGAAATGGAACTGGGCAAATGGGATTTTGCTGAAGACTATAAAAATGGAGAGAAGATTGCAATAAAGCTATTTGCATCTGGAAGCTTTTTAAACCCAGAAGAACTTCCAAAGGAAGCTAGAAATTACATCCTTCAAAGATTGGCAGACCTGGATGAAATAAGCGAGATAGTCGTAGAGTCCAGACCCGAATATGTAAAAAAAGAGATAATCGATGAAATATTTGAAATAATCGGCGACAAGCTATTTGAAATAAGCATAGGCCTTGAAACTTCAAATGAAGAAACCAGATTAAACAAGATTAATAAAGGATTTAACAATAAAAGCTTTGAAAGGGCAATTGACACCATTAAGCAGTCAAAAGAAAGCTATGACATAAAGTCAAAAGCATATATCTTTGTTAAGCCTATTCTCTTATCTGAAAGTGAAGCCATCGAAGAAGCAATTGAAACTGCAAGCTACTGCGAAAGCATTGGAGTTGATAGGGTTTCATGCTGTCCTGCAACAATCCATAGAGGAACACTTATTGAAAGACTATGGAGAAGAGGCTCATACAATCCTCCTTGGATCTGGTCAACAGTTGAAGTGATAAATAGAATCAGAGAAAATGTGAATATTCCGGCACTTATGGACACCTCTGGATTCGGCTCAAGAAGAGGCCCATACAATTGCAAGAAGTGCAATAAAGAGCTAAAACATAAGATAATTGATTCAAACTTCGACCAAAGCCAAATAGAACATGATTGCAATTGCAAGAGTGAATGGATTGCTGAAGTCAAGTTCTCTAATTTAAACAGGTCAAAAACTCAAACCAAACATTTGCCTTTATATTAA